In Paralcaligenes sp. KSB-10, the following are encoded in one genomic region:
- a CDS encoding tripartite tricarboxylate transporter substrate binding protein has translation MFKKMVMALAVAGLGLMGFQGCAQAKYPDKAVTVIIGFAPGGPTDAIGRVLFSKVAEELKVPMVIENRPGAGGNIAAQELLRAKPDGYTLMYGSSSITTAPALFGREDLNPKKAFVAAGCTAAVPLILLVSKKIDVGNARDFYKLLKANPGKYFMGSSGNGSIDHLVAMDIAHTLGLKFQHVPYKGNGPALTDLAAGNTNFMYSGSFNSATPFIKGGQVKALAVTSAKRSIALPDVPTLSESIPQLKGFDAGTWQTVLAPKGTDPAILETLNQALQKALKDPKVLKSLHFQGAEVMEKTPGQCQDYINSEYDRWSKTIKRIGLKMN, from the coding sequence ATGTTTAAAAAAATGGTGATGGCTCTTGCTGTGGCTGGACTGGGCCTGATGGGATTCCAGGGCTGCGCGCAGGCGAAGTATCCGGATAAGGCGGTAACGGTCATTATCGGTTTTGCTCCAGGCGGGCCTACCGATGCCATTGGCAGGGTGCTGTTCAGCAAGGTGGCCGAAGAGCTGAAAGTTCCCATGGTGATAGAAAACCGACCTGGAGCGGGCGGCAATATTGCCGCGCAGGAGCTGCTCAGGGCCAAGCCTGACGGATACACGCTGATGTACGGAAGTTCGTCCATTACCACCGCGCCGGCGCTGTTCGGCCGTGAAGACCTGAATCCCAAGAAGGCGTTCGTGGCGGCAGGCTGCACCGCGGCGGTGCCGCTGATATTGCTCGTATCCAAGAAGATAGATGTCGGCAATGCCCGGGACTTTTATAAATTGCTGAAGGCCAATCCCGGCAAATATTTCATGGGCTCGTCGGGGAATGGTTCCATCGATCACCTGGTGGCGATGGACATAGCCCATACCCTGGGCCTGAAATTCCAGCATGTGCCCTATAAAGGAAACGGGCCGGCCTTGACCGACCTGGCCGCCGGAAATACGAATTTCATGTATTCAGGCTCATTTAATAGTGCGACTCCCTTTATCAAGGGTGGGCAGGTGAAGGCCCTGGCGGTGACGTCGGCCAAACGTTCGATTGCCTTGCCCGATGTGCCCACGCTGAGCGAAAGTATTCCCCAATTGAAGGGGTTCGACGCGGGTACGTGGCAGACGGTATTGGCGCCGAAGGGCACCGACCCCGCGATTCTGGAAACACTGAATCAGGCCTTGCAGAAGGCGCTGAAAGATCCGAAGGTGTTGAAAAGCCTGCATTTCCAGGGCGCCGAAGTCATGGAGAAAACGCCGGGACAATGCCAGGACTACATCAATAGCGAATATGACCGTTGGTCGAAGACCATTAAAAGAATCGGCCTGAAGATGAATTGA
- a CDS encoding homoserine O-acetyltransferase, translating to MAHIPVSASAVQPILPPSTPDVPIPSGSVGFVSPRFFTFSDPLPLASGQVLPSYELAVETYGVLNEARSNAVLVCHALNASHHVAGMAANDAKDLGWWDNMVGPGKAVDTNRFFVIGVNNIGSCFGSTGPVSLHPDTGKPWGAAFPVLTVEDWVRAQVRLADSLGIEKFAAVMGGSLGGMQALSWAVTCPDRVGHCIVIASTPRLSAQNIGFNEVARRSIISDPDFHGGDYLAHNTVPKRGLSVARMLGHITYLSDDDMAEKFGRTQRAPAAGGEFHYGYDVEFEVESYLRYQGEKFSGYFDANTYLLITRALDYFDPARNYGGDLAQALDKVSADFLLVSFTTDWRFPPARSREIVRALLKNKRPVTYAEIDAPHGHDAFLLEDPRYHAVVQGYYDRIAYKLGLPERTSTTGVLA from the coding sequence ATGGCCCATATTCCCGTTTCCGCGTCTGCCGTACAGCCCATACTTCCCCCTTCCACCCCCGACGTCCCCATTCCCAGCGGCTCAGTCGGATTTGTATCTCCCCGGTTTTTTACATTCAGCGATCCATTGCCGCTTGCCAGCGGCCAGGTTTTGCCGTCTTACGAACTGGCAGTTGAAACTTACGGAGTGCTTAACGAAGCCCGCAGCAACGCCGTGCTGGTTTGCCATGCCCTGAATGCCTCGCACCATGTGGCCGGGATGGCGGCCAACGACGCCAAAGATCTGGGGTGGTGGGACAATATGGTCGGCCCCGGCAAGGCTGTCGATACCAATCGTTTCTTTGTGATCGGGGTCAATAACATTGGCTCCTGTTTTGGCTCGACCGGCCCTGTCAGCCTTCACCCCGATACTGGCAAGCCCTGGGGGGCGGCTTTTCCCGTTCTGACCGTCGAAGATTGGGTGCGCGCCCAGGTTCGGCTGGCCGACTCATTGGGAATAGAAAAATTCGCCGCGGTCATGGGGGGATCGCTGGGGGGGATGCAGGCATTGAGCTGGGCGGTTACCTGCCCCGATCGGGTTGGGCACTGCATTGTCATTGCCAGTACACCGCGCCTGTCGGCCCAGAATATCGGCTTTAATGAAGTGGCGCGCCGCTCGATCATTTCCGACCCCGATTTCCACGGCGGCGATTACCTGGCGCACAACACCGTGCCCAAGCGCGGCCTGTCGGTCGCCCGCATGCTGGGCCACATCACCTACCTGTCCGACGACGATATGGCCGAAAAATTCGGCCGTACCCAGCGCGCGCCGGCCGCTGGAGGCGAATTCCATTATGGCTACGACGTCGAATTCGAAGTGGAATCCTATCTGCGCTACCAGGGCGAAAAGTTTTCCGGCTATTTCGATGCCAATACATATTTGCTGATTACCCGGGCACTCGATTATTTCGATCCGGCGCGCAATTATGGCGGCGATCTGGCCCAGGCCCTCGACAAGGTCAGCGCCGACTTCCTGCTGGTTTCGTTTACCACCGACTGGCGCTTTCCGCCCGCCCGTTCGCGCGAGATTGTCCGTGCCTTGCTTAAAAACAAGCGGCCGGTCACGTATGCCGAGATCGATGCGCCGCACGGCCACGACGCGTTTCTGCTTGAAGACCCCCGTTATCATGCCGTGGTGCAGGGTTATTACGATCGGATTGCGTATAAACTTGGCCTGCCCGAGCGCACCTCGACCACCGGAGTCTTAGCGTGA
- the gshA gene encoding glutamate--cysteine ligase — protein MTLSSERHAALRQNPRLLKGILRGIEKEGLRVDNQGVLATTPHPVALGSALTNPRITTDYSESLLELITGTHDSVAGLLEELEDTHRFVARQLRDELIWNQSMPAHLPEEADIPIAWYGSSNTGMLKHVYRRGLAERYGKTMQCIAGVHYNFSLPDEIWEHFGVDGSSIEDRRSKGYLALIRNFTRYSWLLMYLFGASPAVSRKFLRDAKHSLLSLDDDTLYLPYATSLRMSDFGYQNKAQSELQLCYNDIETFLNRMYNAVTKPWPAYEAIGTHRNGEWIQLNTHILQIENEYYSTIRPKRTTGRCERPATALAARGVQYIEVRCLDIDPESPIGISAQTSHFMDAFLLFCASEDSPFFPETGMCRNSRNNFSTVVKEGRKPGLQLVKADATESDQAIGLVQWGNELLERILPYAQMLDAAHGGGQHYAQAVQAQAPKLQDSEQTPSARLLRALRDERISLHDYTLRQSQRHRDALRAVALSQSKQQALADLAGQSLQEQVRLEQSDTESFDAYVARYHAALKRP, from the coding sequence ATGACTCTTAGCTCCGAACGCCACGCCGCACTGCGCCAGAACCCCAGGCTGCTCAAAGGTATCTTGCGCGGTATCGAAAAAGAGGGCTTGCGCGTCGACAATCAAGGGGTGCTGGCCACGACGCCTCATCCTGTTGCCCTGGGATCTGCGCTGACCAACCCCCGGATCACGACCGACTATTCCGAGTCCCTGCTCGAATTGATTACCGGCACCCACGACTCCGTCGCCGGCCTGCTGGAAGAGCTGGAAGACACCCACCGCTTTGTTGCGCGACAGTTGCGCGACGAGCTGATCTGGAATCAATCCATGCCGGCGCACCTGCCCGAGGAAGCCGACATTCCAATCGCCTGGTATGGCAGTTCAAACACCGGCATGCTCAAACATGTGTATCGACGCGGTCTGGCCGAACGCTATGGCAAAACCATGCAATGCATTGCGGGCGTGCACTACAATTTTTCCCTGCCCGACGAAATCTGGGAGCACTTCGGCGTCGACGGGTCTTCGATCGAAGACCGGCGTTCCAAAGGCTATCTGGCCCTGATCCGTAACTTTACGCGCTATTCCTGGCTGCTGATGTACTTGTTCGGGGCCTCGCCGGCGGTATCCCGCAAATTCTTGCGCGACGCCAAGCACTCGCTGCTGAGCCTGGACGACGACACTCTGTATCTGCCCTACGCAACGAGCCTGCGCATGAGCGATTTCGGCTATCAGAACAAGGCCCAATCGGAATTGCAGCTCTGTTACAACGATATCGAAACTTTCCTGAACCGCATGTATAACGCGGTAACCAAGCCATGGCCCGCTTATGAAGCAATAGGCACGCACCGCAACGGCGAATGGATCCAGCTCAATACCCATATCCTGCAGATCGAGAACGAGTATTACTCGACCATCCGTCCCAAGCGCACCACCGGACGCTGCGAACGTCCCGCCACCGCGCTGGCCGCGCGCGGCGTGCAGTACATCGAAGTGCGCTGCCTGGATATCGACCCGGAGTCGCCAATCGGCATTTCAGCGCAGACCAGCCATTTCATGGATGCGTTCCTGCTGTTTTGCGCGTCCGAAGACAGCCCTTTCTTCCCCGAAACGGGAATGTGCCGCAATAGCCGCAATAATTTCAGCACGGTAGTGAAAGAAGGCCGCAAGCCCGGCCTGCAACTCGTCAAGGCAGACGCAACCGAGTCAGATCAAGCCATCGGCCTGGTCCAGTGGGGCAATGAGCTGCTCGAGCGTATTTTGCCCTACGCCCAGATGCTGGATGCCGCCCATGGCGGCGGCCAGCACTATGCCCAGGCCGTGCAGGCACAGGCACCCAAGCTTCAAGACAGCGAGCAGACCCCTTCGGCCCGATTGCTGCGCGCGCTGCGTGACGAACGAATCAGCCTGCACGACTACACCCTGCGGCAGAGCCAGCGGCACCGCGACGCGCTGCGGGCCGTTGCGCTCAGCCAGTCCAAGCAGCAAGCGCTTGCCGATTTGGCGGGGCAATCCTTGCAGGAACAGGTCAGGCTGGAACAAAGCGACACCGAAAGCTTCGATGCCTACGTGGCCCGTTACCATGCCGCGCTCAAGCGCCCCTGA
- a CDS encoding CoA transferase: protein MSKSAALYKEACRSISELLESHSSFEDPSKRLRLFGSVPPFDSRHKLSVAAAGAIGAYALAVEKWWHMTSGQHQVVGIDWMQAASSLNPGHFQKQSGYALPALSLLTELKADFYKTADERWFFPIGSYPHLRDGVLDLLQSSNSSDALGAAIRKWNAQDLEDAFAREKLPGVFARSREEWLRHPQGRQLSRTPVIEIEKIGDSDVEHSRAQSRPLENVRVLDMGHVIAGPVVARSLAEHGAEVLRVSPPLRQDPFRQTIDTNIGKRSAFIDLNSELDRRKIRQLIVGADVMVQSWRSQSLKNRGLGPEEAAAIRPGIIYVSVSAFGDQGPWATRGGFEQLGQVVSGIALEESRSGRPRLVPTYLLNDYLTGYLGAAGVMLALIRRATEGGSYHVKVSLTRTSMWVQSLGLENEIDEAARGRHFAEHLNPVLEKRQSAYGVLEQLPPVAHFSHTQAYWSLPPAPIGAHEPAWLSC from the coding sequence ATGAGTAAGTCAGCAGCGTTATACAAGGAAGCGTGCCGGTCGATATCCGAATTGCTGGAATCGCATTCGTCTTTTGAGGATCCTTCAAAGAGGCTGCGCCTGTTTGGTTCGGTGCCGCCATTCGATAGCCGGCACAAACTCAGCGTGGCGGCGGCCGGTGCCATAGGCGCCTATGCCTTGGCGGTCGAGAAGTGGTGGCACATGACAAGCGGCCAGCATCAGGTCGTTGGCATCGACTGGATGCAGGCGGCGAGTTCGCTGAATCCGGGCCATTTCCAAAAGCAGAGCGGCTATGCGCTTCCCGCTCTGTCCTTATTGACGGAATTGAAGGCCGATTTCTATAAAACGGCCGATGAGCGCTGGTTTTTCCCGATAGGTTCGTATCCGCATTTGAGGGATGGCGTGCTGGACTTGCTGCAATCCTCCAATAGTTCCGATGCCCTGGGGGCGGCGATCCGCAAATGGAACGCGCAGGATCTGGAAGATGCGTTTGCCCGGGAAAAGCTGCCCGGCGTGTTCGCCCGGTCCCGGGAGGAATGGCTGCGGCATCCGCAAGGCCGGCAATTGTCCCGGACACCGGTGATCGAAATCGAAAAAATAGGCGACAGCGACGTGGAGCATTCAAGGGCGCAGAGCAGGCCGTTGGAGAATGTGCGCGTACTGGACATGGGGCACGTTATCGCCGGGCCGGTCGTGGCCAGGTCGCTGGCGGAGCACGGCGCCGAAGTTTTGCGCGTGTCGCCGCCCTTGCGGCAGGATCCGTTCCGGCAAACGATCGACACGAATATAGGCAAGCGCTCGGCCTTCATCGATCTGAACTCGGAGCTGGACCGCCGGAAAATCAGGCAGCTCATAGTCGGGGCGGACGTCATGGTTCAATCCTGGCGTTCGCAGAGTTTAAAGAATCGAGGCTTGGGGCCTGAAGAGGCCGCGGCGATCCGGCCGGGAATCATTTATGTTTCGGTCAGCGCGTTTGGCGATCAAGGTCCCTGGGCGACACGCGGCGGTTTTGAACAACTGGGGCAGGTAGTCAGCGGTATCGCACTGGAAGAAAGTCGGTCGGGCCGTCCCCGCCTGGTGCCCACGTATCTGTTGAACGACTATCTGACAGGTTATCTGGGAGCGGCCGGCGTCATGCTGGCTTTGATCCGCCGGGCCACCGAGGGCGGCAGCTATCACGTGAAAGTCTCCCTGACCAGGACTTCCATGTGGGTGCAAAGCCTGGGGCTGGAAAATGAGATCGATGAAGCGGCCAGGGGCAGGCATTTTGCCGAGCATCTGAACCCGGTTCTGGAGAAGCGGCAATCGGCCTACGGTGTCCTGGAACAATTGCCGCCCGTTGCCCATTTTTCCCATACACAGGCCTATTGGTCCTTGCCGCCCGCGCCGATCGGCGCGCATGAACCTGCGTGGCTGTCCTGTTGA
- the metW gene encoding methionine biosynthesis protein MetW encodes MTTIQSAADQSPLRPDLARIASWIMPQSRVLDLGCGDGDLLAYLRDKKEVEGAGVELNSAHFIASVQRGVSVVQQNLEEGLALFDDQQFDTVVLSQTLQSMHHTEHILREMARVARFGIVSFPNFGYWPHGWSILRGRMPVTGEMPYQWYDTPNIHLCTLKDFQDLAASLDLRITHLATFNFNKEVRLLPSWRSTLALYRFESPKRAA; translated from the coding sequence GTGACCACGATTCAATCTGCCGCGGACCAGAGCCCCTTGCGGCCCGACCTGGCACGTATTGCCAGCTGGATCATGCCGCAAAGCCGCGTGCTTGACCTGGGTTGCGGCGACGGCGACCTGCTGGCCTATTTGCGCGACAAAAAAGAAGTCGAAGGGGCCGGGGTCGAGCTGAATAGTGCGCATTTCATCGCCTCGGTACAGCGTGGCGTATCGGTGGTTCAGCAAAATCTCGAAGAAGGCCTGGCGCTGTTCGACGACCAGCAGTTCGATACGGTGGTGCTGTCCCAGACGCTGCAATCCATGCACCATACCGAGCATATCCTGCGTGAGATGGCCCGGGTGGCGCGCTTCGGGATCGTGTCGTTTCCCAATTTCGGGTACTGGCCGCATGGCTGGTCGATTTTGCGCGGGCGCATGCCGGTTACCGGCGAAATGCCTTATCAGTGGTACGACACGCCCAATATTCATTTGTGCACGCTCAAAGATTTCCAGGATCTCGCGGCTTCGCTTGATTTGCGCATTACGCATCTGGCAACCTTCAATTTCAACAAAGAAGTTCGTTTGCTGCCGAGCTGGCGCAGTACGCTGGCCCTGTACCGGTTTGAATCGCCCAAACGGGCCGCTTGA
- a CDS encoding helix-turn-helix domain-containing protein encodes MNPLTTKELTCLRWAAIGKTSWEMGVILGIAERTVNFHIHNACKKLQVHSRQAAITAALQAGWLNVLTESAPASEKIHPLPAAGKIRQPLSPYPRPGPAAATKP; translated from the coding sequence ATGAATCCTCTTACCACCAAAGAACTCACCTGCTTGCGCTGGGCGGCAATCGGCAAGACCAGTTGGGAAATGGGAGTGATTCTGGGCATCGCCGAACGCACAGTCAATTTTCATATTCACAATGCCTGCAAGAAACTCCAGGTACACAGCCGGCAGGCGGCTATTACGGCAGCGCTCCAGGCCGGCTGGCTAAACGTACTTACCGAGTCAGCACCAGCGAGCGAAAAAATTCATCCGCTTCCGGCTGCGGGTAAGATCCGGCAGCCGCTGTCACCATACCCTCGACCAGGCCCTGCGGCAGCAACCAAGCCTTAG